Part of the Capsicum annuum cultivar UCD-10X-F1 chromosome 12, UCD10Xv1.1, whole genome shotgun sequence genome is shown below.
AAAACcatgtacctacaaaatgaacaaacaagattagtggTAAAAGCTCTTCACCAACACTCCTATGCACTcgcctttgtgatcctcacaattgaagcagcaaatattgaaagtttcttatacttcggtagtcaataaggtgtcaatcactacTTAGAGATCAAAAAAAATTCGTTTTTGATCAACTCATGACACAAAATAGAAAATTCTACTTACTAACTTGACATAAAAAGTTACgacgaattaaaaatgagaaaaacacataaatacgAAGACACGATGAAAACAAATTCAGAACTAATCACgatctagtaggtgattactagttgttaattagtactagaatcaagaaataaaattaacgaaacaaagaaaagaaacttagaatctAAATTTAAGCTTTAAGGTTTTTGAAACTTTGATGACATAGCAGTTTGGTGACGTGGAAATTGGTGACATGGCAATTTGCAATTTGGATTGgtcaaattttaatttggaaGAGTGAAAAAATCTGTTTTGGTAGGGACAAACAAAACTTTGGAGCCTTTTCCAAAATTTCAAGAGACTTCACTTTTTCCTTGTTCCTTTTTGACAAGACAACTTTTTAAAAGTCTTTgtctccttttcttttttgtaaGCCTTGGAATATCCCCATTTTTCCTTTTTAGCAACAAGACTTTTGAAAGCCTTTTACTCCCTTTCTTCTTTTGTATTGTCTTGAAAATGTTTTCAAGACAAATAAAGACTCGCTCTCTTTCCACTTAAATTTTTAGATCAAACCACTATTTTGgaatgttcttgttcaacaaCTTATGAAGAACACGAAGAACATTCAACAATGGTACCTAACCCATTTGAGCTCGGAATTGGATGATTTTTGGTTCTTATTGCACACGTTGAGCTCCTCAACAACAATACCACAATTTCAAGACCAAATCTCAACcacaaacatcaacaacacacgGCTCAAGCTCAAGCTCAAGCCCTTAACAACAATCTtcgaaaattcaaaaacaactcgaaaatggctcaaaatttagatttagactctataagtgttagtgaagaagattttaaccctagatgcaacaaaacacacaaaagacTCCTAAACCTAAGTTCAAAATTTCGTCCAAAGACTAAAAACGGGACAGATTActtctttttgagatttttggttttcaacacattttttttattttcaagttaacaAGCCCAAGTTTGATCTCGTAGGAACGAAATCAATCcttgatctgataccaaatgatacgggatCTACTACGAACACACGAAACCAGCCAAGAACATAAGACAAAATCGAGACAAGAAACAAACAAGCAATGGCAGCAACACAAACAAACCGAGAATAAAAAGATGAGAAACAAACACACGAATGCaataaagtaaagggatagataagATGACATAAGAAGTTATGAAGAATCAATAACCAAACCGTGTATCAAATGATAAAACTCTTAAACTCACAAAatcaaacaccaatcttcttacggtgaccgctaagggGATCAACTCCgccttacaaccaccgtttctaagcaaatgtcAATAATgactttttcaagccctacactacttggaacactcccaatggagttcaagaatatttttctcaaatattcatcATAAAAAGCTAACTAAAATAAAGCTAATAAGAGtttatttatagtctaacttattacataacaaaatgaccaaagcacccttaatgaaggggcaaCCATGGTGTGTTTGGAGGGACATgtgtaatccccaaaatacccttaatgaagggcaACCATGGAGTGTTTTGGACTTCAATGAAGGGGCAGCCTAGTAGTGTTGAGACTCCTCTTCATACGTCAACATGTGTAATCCTTTGAAGTCCTCGAGTAGTCATCAAGGTAAgcctccaagcaatcttccacacacggctTTGCTTAATggtatgctcaaaacgggtcctccatgcatgttcttgtgcctcgaggtgaccaagtcttgagtctctatgtgttggcctccaaagatgtcatcaaaagctaagatggtcatttggctcgtatcatcaCTGTAGAAGGCCGATTCGCAGACGAATTTGCTTCAAGATATGTGCTCATGCTTCAACAGGCATTCCTGATTATTTTTAAGCATCCTTTGCGTGAACTATGTGTTTATATTAGTTATCTATATTACATGCAAAAGATCCTATCTATTTGCTTCTGCTGCCCGATTTCCAACAGATCAACAGTAGAAACACAGAGTGCTTCTACATTGCTCCTAGACCTAGTTCTTCTCAAAATCTCCCCAGGATAAAATTCTTGCCCTGTTAATTTCTTGCATGAAGATCTCTCACTTTTACCTAAAGAACATGCACCATGTGTATGCAGGAATGTCAAAAGCAACACCAATTTGAACCGTAGCTAATTTGACAGCCCTGAAACTACCTTTTCGCttttgtgaaagaaaaaaatattgctCAATTTATGGAATTGATAGAATTAGGAATTCATAGTCTACGTACCACCTTCAAATTAACAAGCTTTTAACTGGTTGCAGCATGTTATAGAATTAACAATCGAAGAGAGAACACACACATTTTATTAGAGATCTATTCCAAAATAATGTAACTGAACTATTTACTTAACTGAGAAAAATAAGGGGAAGAAAACACAAGTGTAAAGATAGAATCAAAGAATATCAGCTGAAATTTATTCATTGAGATGTACAAACATTTACAGAATTCCACAACTGAAAAAAATGTAAGAATCAGTAAAATATAAATTGGTTAGATGATAAGGTTAGCAGCTGGGACTTTAATGTGATCTTCGTAGCTTCCAACCAAGTCGCTTAATTTCCAGAAACAGCCACCAGGGGACAAAAAATTGCTCCATAACTTCCATGTATGCACCATAGCCTTGAATTTTTCAAACTTATCGACAATGGTCTTGCTCCTTAAAATGAGAAGAATCAGTTCTTCTTACTCATCGGAAAAGAGTCTGCGAATGCTTTAATAAAGTATTTAGAGGCTTGTTTTGAGCTTTACATAACAAATTCCTCACACCTGCAGTCACCTATTTATCTCCAATTCCAAGATCAAGAATCAGAAAATGAATACcattatgcatatatataagtttCTTCAATAAATAGTTAATTCAAATTCAACCTTTCCCAAGCTTTGCCTTGCATAAGGAACAGCTCTTTGATATCCGATAGCACTTGTCGATGGAGGAGATTTCCGGCTTGTTTCTTCTCTGCATGGAGATTTCCCTTTGCTACTCCTTGTTGTTATTGAGGAAGGACTATTCTGCCACTTATTATCGATCGGagaacttggaaaattttgctgataacaaaatatcaaaTCCAagaaataagtttttcttttcttgaacaCTAAATTGTTGCTAGTCCAAAATAGATCCAACAAAAGCTAGTGCATTTTGATCAATTTGCATACCACTTGGCTTCTACTTCTTGTAGTAATGCTGGAAGTGGTTTGACAATTCCCAATTGACAAATCTGGTAGACTTGATTCCTAAcattagaaaagaatcatattAAGCAAAATATAATCAAACATGGAAAGCTATGCCAAAGTAAGCAAATATATGGACATACAAGAAATAGAACTGTTGCACAATGTTTTAGGACTTCCAAATTCATCCGAACATCGTCCAAGCTCCTGCCGTTAAcgataaataatcaaaattaggatccaatttcatgaaaaatcatgaattttaaacataaagtttaaaatttttaatctaACCTGTGCCTTTGCTCTCCGAGATCAAAGTAAGCTGCCAATGAAGCCATCTACAATAAAGAATGATTTAAGAAGCCACGGTCAAAATAAAACTTTGTATTGAGTGAATGTTCATGTCTACCTTCATGTTTCCAGCTCTTTTACCAAATTTCTGGGTCAAAACACCTAAAGAATCGATAATTCCAACAGGCACAGGTGTAGGGCGACCAATTTCAGCGAAAGCAGCTTTAATACGAACACAATCAAATCTCTGTATATTATGACCTGCCCAAATCCTACCATCCAAAATACTGAAGATCTTGTCTGCAACTTGTTCAAATGAAGGTGCATCAGCAACTTCTTTTCGCGTGATCCCACCAATTCTGCCCGACTTTAACCCCACAACTGACAAATCCCCTGGTCTAATAAGAGTGCAGTAGCTCTCAAGTTCAACAAGCTTTCTTGAACAAACTACCATTGCACCAAATTCCAACACCCAAAACTTCTGTCCAGGTTTCGATGGTACGTTTGTTTCCAAGTCAAAAAACACAATCTCTGATGACCTTTTGTTGCTTGAAATGTTAgggatttccatttttttttcttttcctttagagGTTCAACAAGTTGCAagataatttgttatttgatgAAGTGATGGAAATGATGGTCCATttgtctctctctatatatatatatgctgaaCGAAAATGAAAGAATATTCTTTCATGTGTAACAGAGACATTAATTGGTAGATTGTCTTGTAATTCAAGTTAGACTAAGTTTAGGTGTTTGTACAAAGTTGTCCTTAGCTTCTATCTGATGATGTCCTTTCTTAAGGGAATTCCAGTTAGGTAACATTCTCTCAATGGTATTGTCtacatgatattagttggattgCCTTGTCATTTCAAAAAATTCACTTGCATATTCCAAATTAAGTATCTAAATATATAAATGTTCTCAATATCAATTATTCAAAGAGAACTTTTCTAATACTAACTTCATCTTCTATTTGGAGATAAAATTGAATTCACTAGTTATAGGCTATTTTGCTAGTATGCTACTATATATGATCTTAGTAGAATATGACGAAGAGCAGTTTTGAAAATGATCAACTTACGTTTCTAATAATCAAACATggatattttctcttatttataagCGGGAGTTAAAAGCAGTCCAAGCACGAGATCGACATGCTTGCTTGTACTGCCTGCTTCAACtgtgtaattttactatatcacccctaattaattattataagtcatttacatattaaaaaattaataatatttaataaagataagCAAAAtagacatttctgacatgtctgcttcagctgcttcaatcgtaactttactatatcacccctaattaattattataagtcatttaagtattaaaaaaataatattatttaatagaaaagataaaatagccactaaaatgataaattaacttttgatgttttaaattaacttaaaatcttatatgaggcccatttatttatttttttcataaatattttttatagtaatttttctatAACAGTTCTAATTAGTTAATTATAAGTTATGTCCGTTTTGTGTTTCCATCGTGATATAGTAAGTTAACCTGTTGAAGCAAGCACGAGGTCGACATGTCTGTTTGTGCTGCCTGCTTCAACTAtttcaactgtgattttactgtaccactcctaattaattattataattcatttacatattagaaaattaataaatatttaataaaaaataaaatagacatttacgaCATGTCTGTTGCAGCTATTTCaatagtaattttactaaatcatccctaattaattattataagtcctctaaagtattaaaaaattaataatatttaataaaaaaagtaaaatagacataaaatgataaattaactctcgATGTTTTAAagtaacttgacgtcttatatcaggcccacttaattttttcacaagtgtttttgtatagtaatttcgTTCTATGGATTCTAATtacttattataagtcatttaagacatgtctgtttcgtTGCTTccatcgtgattttattatatcacccataattaattattactgtcatcaaagtattaaaaaaattaataatatttcataaaaaggtaaaatgaATGCAAAATGATATATcgacataaaaaatttgattgaatatcaaaattatattagtgtcatacAAATTGAGATGTGACAGAAAGACAtaaagtagcatatattatttgaaaatgagataaaagtattgcaaaccacaataattaataacttaatataaaaaaaatatatatacaaaaaaattaattggCTATCAAAATTTTATCACATAAACTAGGATGGAGAGAGTATTCAcatcttattaaaaaattatgtaaaaaatattataaatcacataagtaaaaacttaaaaaatttaaaagatatcaaatatttggctgactcttgaaattatatcaatCACTTAAactagaatagaaaaaaaatattataaatcacaataatttaaaatttaaattatttcagtTATTGATTATCTAAAATTCATTTGTATTagataaattaatattaaaaaataatatatattgggctCGTGCTGACACGGATCATCGATATCTAGTAGAAAGTATAAAGAATACTCCCTCTTTCTAGTTTTGTGACATACCTTCTGTTAAAAGAGAAtggtaattaaaaataaattaactttaCCCTTCTAATTTTAtctttaatcaaaaaaattttaaatcaaatatgGTATAACATGTTAAGGATCACAAGTTTTAAAAGTTTATAATCATACAAATGTTATAATATGTTTATAACACAAGtttcaaaatttataaattatgtaTCGACTCAAACTATGTCACGTGAATTAAAGCTGAGGAAGCACCataaaagaaaacatacaaaTTTATAAGAGAAAGGACATTATTTTTCCCTGAACTTGTTCGCTCAACTTACTTTATCATTTAAactaaactttcatttatttatccccttaacatctttaaagtgtatcaGTTTCACCTCTAATGCTAACGTgacattttcaagaaaaaaaaagcacatatatttctaaaaaaaaataatttcacttatattatatttaaaatataataaaatttaaaaaaaataaaaaaaatagacatttatttcttctttcttctccaaaacatcaacaacgacaacactcaaattcctccattaacaacctcaaatacaTTCTTCACCAACACTCTccttcaattcttttcattttcctccattaacaccaccaaaGAACAACCATGAAGAcactaaattaaaatttttcctccattaaacaccatctcaaccttcaatcTAACTCCaccaaaatttgaacaaaaattgaattaaattgatgattttatttttgaacactTATTATCAAAACTTGGAAAAATTGATTACCTTtgaaatatattcaaaattttttgctaaattatttaaaagaataTTTGGACTTTGGATCTTTACAATTGTTCGAACTTCGAAGCACTTAATGTGTAAACAAAATGATAATTTAAATGTAAATTGATTATTTTGTTTGTATACTTGGCTCCACTTTGACAGTTTGAAAGGGGAGTTTGCAGGGGTGGAGGCTGGACCGACGGGGAGGATGGGGTGGGGGCAGATTTGAACAAGAAGGGGGAAGGAGGGGGGgctaaagaaaggaaaaaaaggtgTTTGTAGGGATGGGGTGGACGGGGGTGTCTTCAAGAGTGGGGGTGGATGGGGATGGACGGAGGTGCCTGTAGGGATAGGGGGTGTCGAGAGAAAGAAAGAAGTGGGGGAGGGGggtttgaagaagatagaaaatttggggggggggggggggattttctttatttaaaatatttaaaaatattttatatatatttaataaatatttt
Proteins encoded:
- the LOC107849881 gene encoding protein NEN4, with protein sequence MEIPNISSNKRSSEIVFFDLETNVPSKPGQKFWVLEFGAMVVCSRKLVELESYCTLIRPGDLSVVGLKSGRIGGITRKEVADAPSFEQVADKIFSILDGRIWAGHNIQRFDCVRIKAAFAEIGRPTPVPVGIIDSLGVLTQKFGKRAGNMKMASLAAYFDLGEQRHRSLDDVRMNLEVLKHCATVLFLESSLPDLSIGNCQTTSSITTRSRSQVQNFPSSPIDNKWQNSPSSITTRSSKGKSPCREETSRKSPPSTSAIGYQRAVPYARQSLGKVTAGVRNLLCKAQNKPLNTLLKHSQTLFR